One window of Strigops habroptila isolate Jane chromosome Z, bStrHab1.2.pri, whole genome shotgun sequence genomic DNA carries:
- the CCDC112 gene encoding coiled-coil domain-containing protein 112 isoform X2, with product MAALVTLVAAAAAGQQQNDSCSSTAGTGRQFRNWKMKAEQAEKVEFLRTAENLKTQLANLDKDKNGDLYNRKSDFRIEYSILEELEHSLTVSRKTEKAKILQQLSKIKDRMKRLQHQLKYMKPTPEFVDKLKEMMEEVENAVSAFKEEQRQIYEQLVREEKTAINELSVFERKVELWVLGSSTTAKVLKLPSVRVSIDKTLQNHLPEEVVEFERFLQQTGGWQGGWDDYDHQNFLKVWKKHKGRLSYVDEALEYLSGRTKEDILQHDKWYQEFMILHKRKKESIKRWKEKQQQEKQANLKEKKKSEKMLKKESLQHEEAQKQKAAEERKRRQAAIEAWKEQKAIALAMDQASQLKLEEKKEKQQQKERQRQCHLKLVLEKYTLLKKEKEELEKLEKEKREEAGKEERKRIAAEEIAKFQQRDLRKLELRILQKQAKEAEKREKEKRLAKLREQVEVHVNRDRSRLYRPTKGWEERAKEVAPPVSEPVLHIPRRAVPAWRKGCR from the exons ATGGCTGCCCTCGTAACGCTGGTTGCAGCGGCGGCTGCTGGGCAGCAACAG AATGACAGCTGTTCCAGTACTGCAGGTACTGGTCGACAATTTCGGAACTGGAAGATGAAAGCTgaacaagctgagaaagttgaaTTCTTAAGAACTGCGGAAAATCTAAAAACTCA GCTTGCAAATCTAGATAAAGACAAAAATGGAGATCTTTACAATAGGAAGAGTGATTTCAGGATAGAATACAGCATACTAGAAGAATTGGAACACAGCTTGACTGTcagcaggaaaactgaaa aagctaaaatcctgcagcagctatcaaaaataaaagaccGTATGAAGAGACTTCAGCAtcaattaaaatacatgaaaccTACACCTGAAT ttgtTGACAAGCTCAAGGAAATGATGGAAGAAGTTGAAAATGCAGTCagtgcttttaaagaagaacaGAGGCAAAT ATATGAACAACTTGtgagagaggagaaaactgCCATTAATGAGCTCAGTGTCTTTGAGAGAAAAGTAGAACTGTGGGTGTTAGGCAGCTCAACAACAGCAAAAGTTTTGAAATTGCCATCAGTTAGAGTCTCAATTgataaaacactgcaaaatcaCCTACCTGAGGAAGTAGTAGAGTTTGAGAGATTTCTTCAGCAAACAGGAGGGTGGCAAGGTGGCTGGGATGATTATGATCATCAAAATTTTCTGAAAGTatggaaaaaacacaaaggaaGGCTATCTTACGTGGATGAAGCCCTTGAGTACCTCTctggaagaacaaaagaagatattttacaGCATGACAAATGGTATCAAGAATTTATGATTctacacaaaagaaagaaagag TCAATTAAGaggtggaaagaaaagcagcagcaagaaaaacaagcaaacttgaaggagaaaaagaaatcagaaaaaatgctCAAGAAAGAATCGCTACAGCATGAAGAAgctcaaaagcaaaaagcagcagaagaaagaaaaaggcgACAAGCAGCAATAGAAGCAtggaaggagcagaaagcaaTAGCATTGGCAATGGACCAAGCATCACAACTAAAactagaagaaaagaaggagaaacagcaacaaaaagaaCGCCAACGCCAGTGCCACCTGAAATTAGTGTTGGAAAAGTACACcttgctgaagaaagaaaaagaggaactTGAGAAGcttgaaaaggagaagagagaagaagcgggaaaggaggaaaggaagagaattgctgcagaagaaattgCTAAGTTCCAACAGCGT gATCTACGGAAACTGGAGCTAAGGATTCTACAAAAACAAGCTAAAGAAGCAGAGAAAcgagaaaaagaaaaaaggttggCAAAGTTAAGAGAGCAG GTTGAAGTTCACGTTAACAGAGACCGGTCGAGGCTGTACAGACCTACCAAGGGCTGGGAGGAACGTGCAAAAGAGGTCGCACCACCAGTATCAGAACCAGTTCTACATATTCCTCGTAG AGCTGTCCCAGCCTGGAGAAAGGGCTGTAGATGA
- the CCDC112 gene encoding coiled-coil domain-containing protein 112 isoform X1 codes for MAALVTLVAAAAAGQQQNDSCSSTAGTGRQFRNWKMKAEQAEKVEFLRTAENLKTQLANLDKDKNGDLYNRKSDFRIEYSILEELEHSLTVSRKTEKAKILQQLSKIKDRMKRLQHQLKYMKPTPEFVDKLKEMMEEVENAVSAFKEEQRQIYEQLVREEKTAINELSVFERKVELWVLGSSTTAKVLKLPSVRVSIDKTLQNHLPEEVVEFERFLQQTGGWQGGWDDYDHQNFLKVWKKHKGRLSYVDEALEYLSGRTKEDILQHDKWYQEFMILHKRKKESIKRWKEKQQQEKQANLKEKKKSEKMLKKESLQHEEAQKQKAAEERKRRQAAIEAWKEQKAIALAMDQASQLKLEEKKEKQQQKERQRQCHLKLVLEKYTLLKKEKEELEKLEKEKREEAGKEERKRIAAEEIAKFQQRDLRKLELRILQKQAKEAEKREKEKRLAKLREQVEVHVNRDRSRLYRPTKGWEERAKEVAPPVSEPVLHIPQLSQPGERAVDEPAAG; via the exons ATGGCTGCCCTCGTAACGCTGGTTGCAGCGGCGGCTGCTGGGCAGCAACAG AATGACAGCTGTTCCAGTACTGCAGGTACTGGTCGACAATTTCGGAACTGGAAGATGAAAGCTgaacaagctgagaaagttgaaTTCTTAAGAACTGCGGAAAATCTAAAAACTCA GCTTGCAAATCTAGATAAAGACAAAAATGGAGATCTTTACAATAGGAAGAGTGATTTCAGGATAGAATACAGCATACTAGAAGAATTGGAACACAGCTTGACTGTcagcaggaaaactgaaa aagctaaaatcctgcagcagctatcaaaaataaaagaccGTATGAAGAGACTTCAGCAtcaattaaaatacatgaaaccTACACCTGAAT ttgtTGACAAGCTCAAGGAAATGATGGAAGAAGTTGAAAATGCAGTCagtgcttttaaagaagaacaGAGGCAAAT ATATGAACAACTTGtgagagaggagaaaactgCCATTAATGAGCTCAGTGTCTTTGAGAGAAAAGTAGAACTGTGGGTGTTAGGCAGCTCAACAACAGCAAAAGTTTTGAAATTGCCATCAGTTAGAGTCTCAATTgataaaacactgcaaaatcaCCTACCTGAGGAAGTAGTAGAGTTTGAGAGATTTCTTCAGCAAACAGGAGGGTGGCAAGGTGGCTGGGATGATTATGATCATCAAAATTTTCTGAAAGTatggaaaaaacacaaaggaaGGCTATCTTACGTGGATGAAGCCCTTGAGTACCTCTctggaagaacaaaagaagatattttacaGCATGACAAATGGTATCAAGAATTTATGATTctacacaaaagaaagaaagag TCAATTAAGaggtggaaagaaaagcagcagcaagaaaaacaagcaaacttgaaggagaaaaagaaatcagaaaaaatgctCAAGAAAGAATCGCTACAGCATGAAGAAgctcaaaagcaaaaagcagcagaagaaagaaaaaggcgACAAGCAGCAATAGAAGCAtggaaggagcagaaagcaaTAGCATTGGCAATGGACCAAGCATCACAACTAAAactagaagaaaagaaggagaaacagcaacaaaaagaaCGCCAACGCCAGTGCCACCTGAAATTAGTGTTGGAAAAGTACACcttgctgaagaaagaaaaagaggaactTGAGAAGcttgaaaaggagaagagagaagaagcgggaaaggaggaaaggaagagaattgctgcagaagaaattgCTAAGTTCCAACAGCGT gATCTACGGAAACTGGAGCTAAGGATTCTACAAAAACAAGCTAAAGAAGCAGAGAAAcgagaaaaagaaaaaaggttggCAAAGTTAAGAGAGCAG GTTGAAGTTCACGTTAACAGAGACCGGTCGAGGCTGTACAGACCTACCAAGGGCTGGGAGGAACGTGCAAAAGAGGTCGCACCACCAGTATCAGAACCAGTTCTACATATTCCTC AGCTGTCCCAGCCTGGAGAAAGGGCTGTAGATGAGCCTGCCGCAGGGTGA